In one window of Paraflavitalea soli DNA:
- a CDS encoding T9SS type A sorting domain-containing protein, with translation MKGKWLLLVLALPLYASPQSTFLQLYTNPNDRESFKDMVQVSANEYAFITETFFYRVDGNGRVLFKKDMKEGQYTYLESIMVDNTGNFYIAAQVFTTVSTPEIVVYKMTSSGQLLLRKVLSMGSPFKISILPAPNDHFFVAYLMPGPSQHLTLHLLNNQGIDLWKKTLSRDITNQFAAHTAPNGEVELLFMTQGDNRTWITKADLAGNLTEKEILLQQPANLKLHSNDFCNTPDGGYAFSGQTVESSYMGDALLYKTDKDGHLQWKKEININRGDRNTAIAMTTDGFILLCNAGFTENWGSSIDGDLVLIKTDQQGNVQWKKAMGSAKADFATRLLIPDVNSILIGGQVSSPTEIAPLPMLCKTDNQGNLSVTLPFQPVQPATFKKIAVYNGSPVQKLVKLTLIADEAFIAGANLQNPNDDLIYPFILKADKTGQVVWNKQLTKASGLIIGITQTLDGHYMALVEQKGFFGKHYTLTKFNVNGDSLSTTYTGTTMLRDIIGVSDGGFLLTGMEDDGSLANPDLVLIKTDAAGKELWKREIGIAAQWELGRSIKETPDHDFVIAGSSQKAFGEASDAHVVKVNKDGHLLWARTIAMGAGISVLNDVALAAGGAYVMTGSSSPLLSDKKDVLVIMLDKQGVVLWEKTYDLHLRDAGLAVLYTAEDTILVAGSTGEPAAGRLEQYGFLMKLNKDGRKESVQYFGAAGVQTTVEKVLRAGDKIILAGNTQDEYGEGHMYYTTADAVAAAPPGEPVAGSLTLYPNPAYSKAFISMKNNYTGPVNIVLYNTTGQQVLVLQRTKTSFELKEEVPLSNLSSGMYYFFIQQGSDKSVKRLEIVNR, from the coding sequence ATGAAAGGCAAATGGCTGCTATTGGTATTGGCATTACCCCTGTATGCATCGCCGCAAAGTACATTCCTGCAACTGTACACTAATCCCAACGACCGTGAATCCTTCAAGGACATGGTACAGGTATCGGCCAATGAATATGCTTTTATCACTGAAACTTTCTTCTACCGCGTAGACGGAAATGGAAGGGTATTATTTAAAAAAGATATGAAGGAGGGGCAATATACTTACCTCGAGTCTATAATGGTGGACAATACAGGCAATTTCTATATTGCCGCCCAGGTATTTACTACAGTTTCTACGCCCGAAATAGTTGTTTACAAGATGACCAGCAGTGGACAGCTATTATTAAGAAAAGTACTCTCAATGGGTTCACCCTTCAAGATCAGTATCCTACCGGCTCCCAACGACCATTTCTTTGTTGCTTATCTGATGCCCGGTCCATCACAACACCTCACCTTGCACCTACTCAATAACCAGGGGATAGATCTCTGGAAAAAGACATTGTCCCGTGATATAACCAACCAGTTTGCTGCACACACAGCACCCAATGGCGAAGTTGAACTGTTATTTATGACGCAGGGTGATAATAGAACCTGGATAACGAAAGCAGACCTGGCAGGCAACCTTACTGAAAAAGAAATATTGCTACAGCAGCCGGCAAATCTTAAACTGCACAGCAACGATTTCTGCAATACACCTGATGGCGGCTATGCATTCTCAGGTCAAACTGTCGAATCGTCCTACATGGGCGATGCGTTGTTATATAAAACCGATAAGGATGGCCACCTGCAATGGAAAAAGGAGATCAATATCAACAGGGGCGATCGAAATACAGCCATCGCCATGACTACCGATGGTTTTATTTTGTTGTGCAACGCAGGGTTTACTGAAAATTGGGGGAGTAGCATTGACGGAGACCTGGTGTTGATAAAAACCGACCAGCAGGGAAATGTGCAATGGAAGAAAGCAATGGGCAGCGCCAAAGCAGATTTCGCCACCCGGTTACTAATCCCCGACGTCAACAGTATATTGATCGGAGGCCAGGTATCCTCCCCTACTGAGATCGCCCCCCTACCTATGCTTTGCAAAACAGACAACCAGGGCAATCTATCAGTGACGCTTCCCTTTCAGCCGGTGCAGCCAGCCACTTTTAAAAAGATAGCTGTATATAATGGATCTCCTGTACAAAAATTAGTAAAGTTGACACTGATCGCAGATGAAGCGTTTATAGCCGGCGCTAACCTGCAGAATCCCAATGATGACCTGATCTATCCTTTTATCCTGAAGGCCGATAAAACCGGACAGGTAGTATGGAATAAACAATTGACAAAAGCTTCCGGACTTATCATCGGCATTACCCAAACCCTGGATGGCCATTACATGGCTTTGGTAGAACAGAAAGGTTTTTTCGGCAAACATTATACCCTGACCAAATTCAACGTCAATGGTGATTCGCTGTCAACCACCTATACAGGTACCACCATGCTGCGTGATATTATCGGGGTAAGCGACGGAGGCTTCCTGCTAACCGGTATGGAAGATGATGGATCACTGGCTAATCCTGATCTCGTATTGATCAAAACGGATGCTGCCGGTAAAGAATTGTGGAAGAGGGAAATTGGCATTGCTGCACAATGGGAATTGGGACGCAGTATCAAGGAAACTCCGGATCACGATTTTGTTATTGCCGGCAGTTCACAGAAAGCATTTGGTGAGGCATCTGATGCCCATGTAGTAAAGGTTAATAAAGACGGTCATTTATTATGGGCAAGGACCATTGCTATGGGCGCCGGTATTAGTGTATTGAATGATGTAGCCCTTGCAGCCGGAGGAGCTTACGTGATGACGGGCAGTTCCTCCCCCTTGCTTTCCGATAAAAAAGACGTACTGGTCATTATGTTGGACAAACAAGGGGTTGTGTTATGGGAAAAAACGTATGATCTACACCTGCGGGATGCAGGTTTGGCTGTGCTCTATACAGCGGAAGACACCATACTGGTAGCCGGCAGTACTGGTGAGCCGGCTGCAGGCAGGCTGGAGCAATATGGCTTTCTAATGAAACTAAATAAGGATGGGCGCAAAGAAAGTGTACAATATTTTGGAGCAGCGGGCGTTCAGACAACTGTAGAAAAAGTATTAAGAGCCGGAGACAAAATAATACTTGCCGGCAACACACAGGATGAATACGGTGAAGGGCATATGTACTATACAACAGCTGATGCAGTTGCAGCCGCCCCTCCCGGAGAGCCTGTAGCCGGATCGCTGACCCTGTATCCAAATCCAGCCTATTCAAAAGCATTTATATCCATGAAAAACAACTACACCGGCCCCGTCAACATCGTATTATACAACACTACCGGTCAACAGGTATTGGTATTACAAAGAACCAAAACCAGTTTCGAGCTAAAGGAGGAAGTTCCGTTATCCAATCTTTCCTCTGGCATGTATTACTTCTTCATCCAACAGGGGAGTGACAAAAGCGTTAAGCGGCTGGAAATTGTAAACCGGTAA
- a CDS encoding RagB/SusD family nutrient uptake outer membrane protein: MKYAVVYKVITLACVITGVVVVACNKELNKTNPNSPTVNTYFKNSTELLGGTNAIYSIFHSASLIGREWFFLHDTRSDDVSAGGGQLEPPRAQLLNGATTATNAVMNSVWNGLYTVIHRANTVIDNGPEVKDNTALRDRCVAEAKFFRGWAYFELVSLWGGVPLYTKQVTSPDQFQPRATVDAVYAQVFQDLKDAAAGLDAVTTDLGRATKGAANAMLGRAYLQKGDYANAKAALLAVNPGGSVYKLRDNYMDNFDEEHEFNNESIFEAVFFDRGDNNFNWGYTGDDNPNAQPQSTVRNQEYSPIAWRNLIPSNKFLNEFEHTATGAAKTDPRFAFSVYQTGDKYNNNANTLTDAEQNGNTSVLNGVTKKISWRKFMLIYKSNNTFLPGGINQRIIRYAEVLLMLAECENELNNTGAAVGYLNQIRDRASVMMPHYPTAQFPTSSKAEVAKAIIHEKTVELGGEEVRNRDILRWRKKGYFGLNDPISYFKARDELLPIPQAEIDNNPRLSDGGVDKQNPGY; this comes from the coding sequence ATGAAATATGCAGTTGTATATAAAGTAATAACCCTGGCCTGTGTCATTACAGGAGTGGTGGTTGTTGCCTGTAATAAAGAGTTGAACAAAACCAATCCCAATTCTCCCACAGTAAACACCTATTTTAAAAATAGTACTGAATTGTTGGGAGGTACCAATGCTATTTATTCTATTTTTCATTCGGCATCACTGATAGGAAGGGAATGGTTTTTTCTGCACGACACACGCAGTGATGATGTATCCGCAGGTGGCGGGCAGTTGGAGCCACCCCGGGCGCAACTGCTCAATGGGGCTACCACCGCTACCAATGCGGTGATGAACAGTGTATGGAATGGCTTGTATACTGTTATTCATCGCGCCAACACAGTCATTGATAATGGGCCAGAGGTGAAGGACAATACAGCTTTGCGCGACCGTTGTGTAGCTGAAGCCAAATTCTTCCGGGGCTGGGCTTATTTTGAACTGGTATCCTTGTGGGGCGGTGTACCATTATACACCAAACAAGTGACTTCGCCAGATCAATTTCAACCCCGGGCTACTGTGGATGCTGTGTATGCCCAGGTATTCCAGGACCTGAAAGATGCTGCTGCGGGGCTCGATGCCGTAACCACCGATCTGGGTCGCGCCACCAAAGGAGCTGCCAATGCCATGCTGGGCAGGGCCTACCTGCAAAAAGGCGATTATGCCAATGCCAAAGCGGCCTTGCTGGCTGTCAATCCGGGCGGCAGTGTTTATAAACTGCGCGACAATTACATGGATAATTTCGATGAAGAACATGAGTTCAATAATGAATCTATTTTTGAAGCGGTATTCTTCGACCGGGGAGATAATAACTTTAACTGGGGTTATACCGGCGATGACAATCCCAATGCACAACCCCAAAGTACCGTGCGCAACCAGGAGTATTCTCCCATTGCCTGGCGCAACCTCATCCCTTCCAACAAGTTCCTGAACGAATTTGAGCATACTGCTACCGGTGCTGCGAAGACTGATCCACGTTTTGCTTTTTCCGTGTATCAGACCGGAGATAAGTATAACAACAATGCCAATACACTTACCGATGCTGAACAGAACGGAAATACCTCTGTTTTAAATGGCGTTACCAAAAAGATAAGCTGGCGCAAATTTATGCTCATATATAAAAGCAATAATACTTTCCTGCCGGGAGGCATTAATCAACGTATCATTCGTTATGCCGAAGTATTGCTCATGCTGGCTGAATGTGAGAATGAACTGAACAATACGGGCGCTGCAGTGGGTTACCTCAACCAGATCAGGGATCGTGCCAGCGTAATGATGCCTCATTATCCTACCGCACAATTTCCCACTTCCAGTAAGGCAGAGGTAGCCAAAGCAATTATCCATGAGAAGACCGTAGAATTGGGTGGTGAAGAAGTGCGCAACCGGGATATCCTGCGCTGGCGTAAGAAAGGATATTTTGGCCTCAACGATCCCATATCTTATTTCAAAGCAAGGGATGAATTATTGCCGATCCCACAAGCGGAAATAGACAATAACCCCCGTCTGTCCGATGGAGGAGTTGACAAACAAAATCCGGGATATTAG
- a CDS encoding VCBS repeat-containing protein, with protein sequence MACKPDKPSALFTQLPASKTGIHFNNEVQENDSSQSFINEFGYMGGGVGIGDFNNDGLPDIFFTGNQVSCRLYINKGNYQFEDITEKAGIGTHVWATGVSVADINNDGYDDIYVSVFGKNLSRRAANLLFINQHNLSFKESAAEYGLADTSYSTQAVFMDYDRDGDLDMYLANYLLNGANANTIYARNLTGSSPANDRLYRNEGIPSGGTHPIFTDVTLAAGIKDDGYGLGVVVSDFNNDHWPDIYVANDFLSDDLLWLNNHDGTFSNVIARGVRHQSYSSMGADAADINNDGLPDIVTLDMMPEVNQRRKTTYSFMNYERYQAERAAGYEPGFMRNMLQLNNGSYKKGDTSIPFFSEIGQLAGIATTDWSWSVLMADFDNDGWKDIHITNGIGRDFINADFIEFSSTVFANKRSPQEQRQLINDKLSSLNHITLGNYLYLNNHNYTFRDASAPAGIDEASMSNGAAWADLDNDGDLDLVVNNINKEAFVFENNTLQPGKPGAAHFMAVTLKGNPGNPHGLGAKLTLYDQGQVQMQEQSPVRGYFSSVDQRLFFGLGQDRKPGIRIDSVEVIWPDERRQVWRNVPADTMLVLSVKETQPAVEHLVVDQRVPVFEEAALGTRIEYKHTEGIQNDFASQRLLPQKYSQLGPFITTADVNKDGLMDFFVGGAFNFSGKLFIQQPNGTFSSRSITDSIKMQEDQDCVFFDADGDGDQDLLITVGDIRFEEAAACNQPLLYINDGKGHFAVRPGAIPAQVRTIAGCVSVGDYDHDGLPDLFIGGRVSRRYPLPPRSFILHNNKGSFTDVTSTVCAALQQPGMITGAVWTDLDNDQQTDLVIAGEWMAVRFFKNDKGHLREITVTTGLQQMEGMWRSLAVADVDGDGDPDIVAGNMGLNCDYRVSGEEPMHLYAKDMDGNGSIDPIPFYYFKDKDGRRKSFPAINRRQFADQVPAIKKQFLYHKDYAQASFSDIYPGKAKDSLVQLVCDETASCWLENIGNGKFVKRYLPIEAQFAPVNAIVCADINGDGVADLLLGGNEYQAEVMTGRYDASWGCYLQGQKNKQFKAVSPAASGFILHGDVKDLALVKMGDGRRLVVAGINNNKLQVLSVGAGLKAATGSLAVSRPK encoded by the coding sequence ATGGCCTGTAAGCCAGACAAGCCTTCAGCGCTCTTCACGCAGCTGCCTGCATCCAAAACCGGTATACATTTCAATAATGAGGTGCAGGAAAATGATTCTTCTCAATCCTTTATCAACGAGTTTGGCTATATGGGTGGTGGAGTAGGTATTGGGGACTTTAACAACGATGGATTACCTGATATTTTCTTTACCGGCAACCAGGTAAGTTGCCGCCTGTACATCAACAAGGGTAATTATCAGTTTGAAGACATCACAGAAAAGGCTGGCATAGGTACCCATGTATGGGCTACGGGTGTAAGTGTGGCAGACATCAACAACGATGGTTACGATGATATCTATGTATCAGTGTTTGGCAAGAACCTTTCCCGGCGGGCTGCCAATTTATTATTTATTAACCAGCATAACCTCAGTTTTAAAGAGTCAGCAGCGGAATACGGATTGGCTGATACCAGTTATTCTACCCAGGCTGTTTTTATGGATTATGACAGGGATGGCGACCTCGACATGTACCTGGCCAATTACCTGCTAAATGGCGCCAACGCCAATACCATTTATGCACGTAACCTCACCGGTTCTTCACCTGCCAACGACAGGCTGTACAGAAATGAAGGCATACCTTCCGGGGGCACTCATCCTATATTTACTGATGTAACCCTGGCGGCAGGTATTAAAGACGATGGATACGGCCTGGGTGTAGTCGTAAGCGATTTCAACAACGATCACTGGCCTGATATTTATGTGGCCAATGATTTTTTATCGGATGATTTATTGTGGCTCAACAACCACGATGGAACGTTTTCCAACGTGATCGCCCGTGGCGTCCGGCACCAGAGTTATTCCAGTATGGGCGCTGATGCGGCAGATATTAATAATGATGGCTTGCCCGATATTGTAACACTGGATATGATGCCTGAGGTCAATCAGCGCCGGAAGACCACCTATTCTTTTATGAACTACGAGCGTTACCAGGCAGAGCGGGCAGCAGGCTATGAACCCGGCTTTATGCGGAATATGCTACAGTTAAACAATGGCAGTTATAAAAAGGGAGATACGAGCATCCCTTTCTTCAGTGAAATAGGGCAGTTGGCAGGTATTGCTACTACAGACTGGAGCTGGAGCGTGCTAATGGCCGATTTTGACAATGATGGCTGGAAGGATATACATATCACCAACGGTATTGGCCGGGATTTTATTAATGCCGATTTTATTGAGTTCAGCTCCACCGTATTTGCCAATAAGCGAAGCCCGCAGGAACAAAGGCAGCTGATCAATGATAAACTATCTTCCCTAAATCATATTACCCTTGGCAATTACCTTTACCTCAATAACCATAACTACACTTTTAGAGATGCTTCTGCGCCGGCAGGCATTGATGAAGCCTCCATGTCCAATGGCGCTGCCTGGGCCGATCTGGACAATGATGGCGACCTGGACCTGGTGGTGAACAATATTAATAAAGAGGCATTTGTGTTTGAGAACAATACCCTTCAGCCTGGTAAGCCGGGTGCTGCTCATTTTATGGCCGTCACCCTGAAAGGTAATCCTGGAAACCCGCACGGGCTTGGAGCAAAATTGACACTATACGATCAGGGGCAGGTTCAGATGCAGGAACAAAGTCCTGTGAGAGGTTACTTTTCATCCGTTGACCAGCGGCTCTTTTTTGGATTGGGTCAGGATCGTAAACCGGGGATTAGAATAGACTCCGTAGAAGTAATATGGCCCGATGAAAGAAGACAGGTGTGGAGGAATGTTCCGGCAGATACGATGCTGGTGTTGTCCGTCAAAGAGACACAGCCAGCCGTAGAGCATCTGGTGGTTGATCAACGGGTGCCTGTTTTTGAAGAGGCTGCACTGGGTACCCGTATTGAGTATAAACACACAGAAGGTATTCAGAATGATTTTGCCAGCCAGCGCCTGCTGCCACAGAAATATTCACAATTAGGGCCTTTTATTACTACCGCTGATGTGAACAAGGATGGCCTGATGGATTTCTTTGTGGGTGGGGCATTTAATTTTTCCGGGAAGTTGTTCATTCAACAGCCCAACGGCACTTTTTCATCCCGTTCTATTACAGATAGTATTAAGATGCAGGAAGACCAGGATTGTGTATTCTTTGATGCCGACGGAGATGGTGATCAGGACCTGCTGATCACCGTAGGCGATATTCGTTTTGAAGAAGCGGCTGCATGCAATCAACCTTTGCTGTATATCAACGATGGTAAAGGTCATTTTGCTGTTCGTCCGGGAGCTATTCCTGCCCAGGTGCGCACCATTGCCGGTTGTGTAAGTGTAGGCGATTATGACCACGATGGATTGCCTGATCTGTTCATTGGCGGGCGTGTGTCGCGCCGGTATCCCTTGCCGCCCAGGAGTTTTATCCTGCATAATAACAAAGGCTCTTTTACAGATGTTACAAGCACTGTATGTGCTGCACTGCAACAACCAGGTATGATTACAGGCGCCGTGTGGACCGACCTGGATAATGATCAGCAAACCGACCTGGTAATAGCCGGTGAATGGATGGCCGTTCGGTTCTTCAAAAACGATAAGGGCCATTTGCGGGAGATTACTGTTACCACTGGTTTGCAGCAGATGGAGGGCATGTGGCGGAGCTTGGCCGTGGCCGATGTAGATGGCGATGGTGACCCGGATATCGTTGCAGGTAATATGGGGCTCAATTGCGACTACCGGGTGAGCGGGGAAGAACCCATGCATTTATATGCCAAAGACATGGATGGCAATGGTAGTATTGATCCCATACCGTTTTATTACTTCAAAGACAAAGATGGCAGGCGAAAATCCTTTCCGGCAATTAACCGGCGGCAGTTTGCTGACCAGGTGCCTGCCATCAAAAAACAGTTCTTATACCATAAGGATTATGCACAGGCTTCTTTTTCAGATATCTATCCGGGCAAAGCAAAAGACAGTTTGGTGCAATTAGTTTGTGACGAAACAGCCAGTTGCTGGCTGGAGAATATTGGCAATGGGAAGTTTGTAAAACGCTACCTGCCCATAGAAGCACAATTTGCCCCGGTAAACGCCATCGTGTGCGCAGATATAAATGGGGATGGGGTAGCCGACCTGTTACTGGGCGGGAATGAATACCAGGCTGAGGTGATGACGGGCAGGTATGATGCCTCCTGGGGCTGTTACCTGCAGGGGCAGAAGAACAAACAGTTTAAAGCAGTATCTCCTGCCGCGAGTGGCTTTATACTCCACGGTGATGTAAAGGACCTGGCGCTGGTGAAAATGGGCGATGGGCGCAGGTTGGTAGTGGCCGGCATAAATAATAATAAACTTCAGGTATTGAGCGTCGGTGCCGGCCTGAAAGCGGCAACGGGCAGCCTGGCAGTTAGCCGGCCAAAGTAA
- a CDS encoding carboxymuconolactone decarboxylase family protein, translated as MSATATIQNETFQNLLNDLNIPHYIPSANAQALLNVNARFIKDIKINTGNVLNNSQHLNRKEALLLALAVAINEKYDLLKESFTGLAKEAGTTDEEIAEITACTSLMNTNNIFYRFRHFMGKDFYNNQPAGIKMSIMMNPVLGKEFFELVSLVVSSINGCEMCVTSHEQSVLQHGSSESRVFEAVKLGAVIKGLISVLA; from the coding sequence ATGAGCGCAACCGCCACCATACAGAACGAAACATTTCAGAACCTCCTCAACGACCTGAATATTCCGCATTATATTCCTTCGGCCAATGCCCAGGCTCTATTGAATGTAAATGCCCGTTTTATCAAGGATATCAAGATCAATACAGGCAATGTATTGAACAATAGTCAGCACCTGAACCGCAAAGAAGCCCTTTTGCTGGCACTGGCGGTTGCTATCAACGAAAAGTATGACCTGCTGAAAGAAAGCTTCACCGGTCTGGCTAAAGAGGCCGGAACTACAGATGAGGAAATAGCAGAGATCACTGCCTGCACTTCCCTGATGAATACCAACAATATATTCTACCGTTTCCGCCATTTCATGGGCAAGGACTTTTACAATAACCAGCCGGCCGGCATTAAGATGAGCATCATGATGAACCCGGTGTTGGGCAAAGAATTCTTTGAACTGGTAAGCCTGGTAGTATCTTCCATCAATGGTTGCGAAATGTGTGTTACTTCACACGAACAATCCGTACTGCAGCATGGCAGCAGCGAATCACGCGTATTTGAGGCAGTGAAGCTGGGCGCCGTGATCAAGGGATTGATCAGTGTATTGGCCTAA
- a CDS encoding peroxiredoxin, protein MSNRVISIGSQFPAFKKKAVVSIEKGKEFSELTNESANGQWTVMFWWPKDFTFVCPTEIAEFNKKHSEFTDRDTVLIGASTDSEFVHAAWRRDHADLRDLKFPMLADTSKSLAEELGILDNEEKIAYRATFIIDPQGIVRWVSVYDLNVGRSVQEVIRVLDALQTDELCPCNWNKGQETLTAQLNLN, encoded by the coding sequence ATGTCCAACAGAGTTATTTCCATAGGCAGCCAGTTCCCTGCCTTTAAGAAGAAAGCAGTAGTATCTATCGAGAAAGGAAAAGAGTTTTCAGAATTGACCAATGAGAGCGCCAACGGTCAGTGGACCGTAATGTTCTGGTGGCCTAAGGATTTCACCTTTGTATGCCCCACAGAAATTGCCGAATTCAACAAGAAGCACAGCGAGTTTACCGACCGCGACACCGTACTGATCGGTGCTTCTACTGATTCTGAATTCGTGCACGCTGCGTGGAGAAGGGACCACGCCGACCTGCGCGACCTGAAATTCCCTATGCTGGCCGACACGTCCAAATCATTGGCTGAAGAGCTGGGTATCCTCGACAATGAAGAAAAGATCGCTTACCGCGCTACTTTCATCATCGACCCACAAGGAATCGTTCGCTGGGTAAGTGTTTACGACCTGAATGTAGGTCGCAGCGTGCAGGAAGTGATCCGTGTACTGGATGCCTTACAAACCGATGAATTGTGTCCCTGCAACTGGAACAAAGGACAGGAAACCCTGACCGCCCAGTTGAACCTGAACTAG